AGCGCTCGATGAAATGACGGGCGAGCGGCGCCAGATCCTCGACGCGCTCGCGCAGCGGCGGCATCTCCACCACCACTACGTTGAGCCGGAAGAACAGATCCTCGCGGAAACGGCCGGCCTTCACTTCTCGTTCGAGGTCGCGATGCGTGGCGGCAACCACGCGCACGTCCACCGAGACGTCCGAATGCCCGCCGACGCGACGGAAGCTGCGCGATTCCAGCACGCGCAACAGCTTCGACTGGAGCTGCGGCGACATCTCGCCGATCTCGTCGAGGAACAGCGTGCCGCCGTTGGCGAGATCGAACAGACCCTTCCGGAAGTGCTTGGCGTCGGTGAAGGCGCCCTTCTCGTGTCCGAACAGCATGCTCTCGAGCAACTGCTCGGGGATCGCGCTGCAATTGAGATCGATGAACGGCCCGTTCGCGCGCGGGCTGTGCGCGTGGAGGTACCGCGCCATGATCTCCTTGCCGGCGCCGGTCTCGCCGCGCAACAGCACGGTGGCGCTGCTGCTGCGTGCCGCTTTCTCGAGGCGTTGCAGCGCTCGGCGCAATCCCTCGCTCTCGCCGATCACCGCTGGCGGTCCGGCGACGCCCTGGCGGTAGTGCTGCACTTCACCGCGCAGGCGCGCGTGCTCGAGTGCGCGCTCGACCACCACGCCCAGGTGATCGAGGTTGGGCGGCTTGAGCATGAAGTCGTAGGCGCCGAGCTTGGTGGCGCGCACCGCGTGCTCGACGGTGCCGTGGCCGGTGAGCAGGATCACCGGCCGGCTGGGATCGTCTTCGCGAAGGCGCTTCAGGACCTGGAGGCCGTCCTCGTCGCCGAGCTTAAGATCGAGCAGCACGACGTCGGCGGCCTTCTCGCGAAGGCGCTCGAACGCCTCGCTCGCGCTGGCGGCCTCGATCGGCTGGAGGCCGGCGTCGCGCGCCCACTCGCCGATGCTGAAGCGCAGCGAGCGCTCGTCGTCAACGATGAGCAGCGTGTGCATCGTCTGGGCGCGCGTCGAGCTGTCGCCTTTCGCCATTGCGTTTCTCCACGGGGAAGTTGAGCAGCACGGTCGTCCCGCGACCTTCTCGGCTCGCGATCGCGATGCTGCCGCCGTGCTCCTGCATGATCGTCTGCGAAATGGACAACCCGAGCCCCGTGCCCTGCGGCCGGGTCGAGAAGAACGGATCGAACAGCTTCGACTGGAGGCCGCGCGGGATGCCGACGCCGCTGTCGCTCACCCGCACCTGCTGGTAGGTGACCCAGCTCGGCAGTCCACGCGGCAGTCGCGCGCGATCCGACGCGCGGCGCCCCGGTCCGCGCGGGGCACGGCGCCGGCGCAGCGCCCGCACGTCGAAGCGCAGCGTGCCGCCGTCCGGCATCGCCTGCAGCGCGTTCACGGTGAGGTTCAGCAGCACCTGCGTCACGAGATCGGCGTCAATGTAGACCGGACCGAGGCGCGGCGCCACGACCACCTGCGCGCTCACGCGCGCCGCGGCGAGCGCGTCGGACTGGAGCTCGAGCACCTTCTCGATGCAACGCGCGAGCGAGTCGGCCTTGAGCTCCGGCGTACGCGGCCGCGCGTACTGGAGCAGGCTGTTCACGATGCGATCGAGCCGCGAGACCTCGTCGAGGATCACGCTCACGAAGCGCGCGCGTTCGTCGCGCGGCTCGAAGCGGCGCAACAGCACCTGGGCGCTCGTGCCGATGCCGGCGAGCGGATTGCGGATCTCGTGCGCGACGCCGGCGGACAGCTGTCCGAGCGTCGCCAGCCGCTCGTGGCGACGCAGCTCCTCGCGCATGCGGCGCGGCTGCGTGAGGTCGCGGAACGAGAGCAGCAGACGCGGCGGTTGTCCGAAGCGGTACGAGCGCAGCAGCACGGGCAGCTCCGTGCCGGGCTTCGTGAGCAGCAGCGCCTCGCGCTCGCCGCGCGCGACGCCGAACGCCTCGGCCACCGGATCCTCGCCCGCGACGACGCTGCGCAGCAGCTCGGCGGCGGGCCGGCGGCGCACGCGGCCGGGTGTGATCGAGAGCAGGCGCGCGGCGGCGGCGTTCACCGCCTCCACGCGGCCGCGCGCGTCCACGAGCACGAGGCCCGAGTCGGCGTCGCCGAACAGCGCGGCGATCAGCGCGTCGGATGCGGCGGGAGCAGCGGCGGGTTTCGAGCGCGCACGACGGCGGCGGGCCTCGTCCATGAGGCGCGCAGTATAGCATCGGGCCGCGCGGCGCTCGGGCCGCGGTGGCGCGGCGCTAGTGGTGCTCGAGTTCCTCGAGCACGGCGTCGGCGAGACGCTCGAGCACGTCGGGCCGGTCGTAGTAGCCGACGGCGAGTCGCGCCTGCGCGGTCATCACGCGCGTCCAGCGGATGCGCTCGCTCAGCGTGGGCAGTGCGGAGATCGGCGCGAGCGGAGCGACACCCGCGCGCGCACGCGACGTGGAGTTCGTCGTCGGCGCCGGAACGTCAGCCGTTCGGGTGGCCCTTGTCGCCCGCTTCGCGGGGAGGGGCCTCGGGCCCGCCTTCGCTCTTCCAGCGTTGCGCGCGCCGGTTCTCTTCCTGGATGC
The window above is part of the Candidatus Sulfotelmatobacter sp. genome. Proteins encoded here:
- a CDS encoding sigma-54 dependent transcriptional regulator; translation: MAKGDSSTRAQTMHTLLIVDDERSLRFSIGEWARDAGLQPIEAASASEAFERLREKAADVVLLDLKLGDEDGLQVLKRLREDDPSRPVILLTGHGTVEHAVRATKLGAYDFMLKPPNLDHLGVVVERALEHARLRGEVQHYRQGVAGPPAVIGESEGLRRALQRLEKAARSSSATVLLRGETGAGKEIMARYLHAHSPRANGPFIDLNCSAIPEQLLESMLFGHEKGAFTDAKHFRKGLFDLANGGTLFLDEIGEMSPQLQSKLLRVLESRSFRRVGGHSDVSVDVRVVAATHRDLEREVKAGRFREDLFFRLNVVVVEMPPLRERVEDLAPLARHFIERFCAELGRPPARLRPEAQRALESYRWPGNVRELKNVIERVLLLEVEGDEIRREDLPPEMTGQADASSGGELPQPFPPGVVRPLAEIERLAIQHALSVCGQNKTRAAQLLGISRQTLRTKLKEYSLPDDNEDATD
- a CDS encoding ATP-binding protein; protein product: MDEARRRRARSKPAAAPAASDALIAALFGDADSGLVLVDARGRVEAVNAAAARLLSITPGRVRRRPAAELLRSVVAGEDPVAEAFGVARGEREALLLTKPGTELPVLLRSYRFGQPPRLLLSFRDLTQPRRMREELRRHERLATLGQLSAGVAHEIRNPLAGIGTSAQVLLRRFEPRDERARFVSVILDEVSRLDRIVNSLLQYARPRTPELKADSLARCIEKVLELQSDALAAARVSAQVVVAPRLGPVYIDADLVTQVLLNLTVNALQAMPDGGTLRFDVRALRRRRAPRGPGRRASDRARLPRGLPSWVTYQQVRVSDSGVGIPRGLQSKLFDPFFSTRPQGTGLGLSISQTIMQEHGGSIAIASREGRGTTVLLNFPVEKRNGERRQLDARPDDAHAAHR